CCACAACGTGATTGCGGCGGCTCCAAAGATTTTCCAGAAGAACGCGAGCTGGGGCGCGATGCAGGCGAGGGCTGTTGCGAGACCGCTATAGAATGCCTGCCGGCCCGTTGGCAGACGCGTGAGTTGGAAAAGGAATACGAAGTAGAAGAAGGCGGCGAGGTGAAGAACGGGAGCGGGTGGGGCGGCGTAGGCGATATGGAAGCAGGCGATCGAAACAAGGGCGGAAGCGGCAGCTGAAATAGGCGGGATGGTCGCAACCGCGTTTTTGATGGCATTCATGCATCCTCCTCTGTGAGTCGTTCAGCGCTGCGAGCCAGCCCGGCAAGATCGGCCTGGAGTTCGCGCAGCCGCCGGGCCGATGTGCCCTTCCAGACGCCCTCTGCCAATGAATGAAATTCGGGCACAATGGCCTCCAGCAACTTTTTGCCAGCGGCCGTGAGAACGACGCGGTATGCGCGCCTGTCTCCACTGTTCTCATGACGGCCCAGCAACCCGCGCTTTTCAAGGCGGTCGACAAGCCCGGTCACGTTCGAACGATGGGTGAGCAGAAACCGTCCGAGTTCGGTTTGGGAAAGTCCTTCCGGCCGGCCTGACAGCAAATTCAAAACATTGAACTGGCTTGGGCTGATATCCCAGCGCGCAAAGAATACGCGGCTGGCGTTCCACAGCGTGTCGGCGGTCCGAAGCACCTGGAGCAAGGCCTGATAGCGGGGAGAGGTGTTCGGGGAGGTCATGGCTTTATGTCTATAGATCAACTGTTGATATGTCAACAAAATGTTTTGGACGTTGAAAACAGCTGCGGCCATCGGCGGCGACCGGACGTTCAGCGGCCTGGTTCGACCCGATAATAACGGGCGGGCGCGGGGCTCGATGCCGGGTCTGCGAATGTCCAGGCTCCGTCGGAACCGACTGTGTTGGTTTGAAGCGGAAGCCAGTCCAGCAGGTTGCTCGACGTGGCCATGCAGTAAACGTGGCCTGGGGGGCCGGCGACATGGAGGGTCAACGGAAGGCTGTGCGAAACGATGGACAGGGCGGGATGATCCAGGGCTCGCCTGAGGTTCAGCCGGCCGCCGCTGACGCACAGGTTTGTGAACGTGTTGATAGTGTCTGTTGCGGAGAGAAGGCGGTTTATGAGTTGTTGAGGGTTCAACCCTGAGGCGGATGGCGACATCAAGGCGAGCGCACCCACGACGACGGCCGACGCCGCTGAGGTGCCTTCGCGCGTGCTGTAATCGGTGTCACTGTTGATGCCAGTTGAAAACATCTCCGACCCTGGGGCGAACAGGTGAACGTTCGTTGGTCCATGGTTCGAGAAATTCCAGGGCGTGTCGAAGCGCGTGGAGGCCGCCACAGACACGATATTATCCAGCCGGATGCAGGCCGGGTAAAATGGGGCGTTGTCGACGTTGGTGGCATTGTTCCCCGCAGCCGCGGCCACCACAATTCCATCAAGGCGCGCCAGCCAGATCGCGTTTGAAACGGCGGCTGAGAATGTTGAACCGCCCCAGCTGAGGTTGATCACACGGGCGCCATTTGTTCGGGCGAACTCGATGCAGGCAACAGCATGTGAATTGAATCCGTTGCCGAAGGCGTTCAGAAACTTGCAGGCCATGATGGAGGTGCGCCATGCAACACCGGAAATTCCCTCTGCATTGTCTGCCACGCCTCCGATGATTCCAGCGAGGTGCGTGCCGTGGCCGTAGTTGTCCCACGGATCGTGCCCGCCTGTGAGAGCGTTGAATCCTGGTGTTCCGTCCGCGGGATTGCGCCAGATATTTTCCAACAGGTCTGCGTGCGTATGACGTACTCTTGAATCGACAATGGCAATGACGACATTGCTGGCAGTGCGCACAACGTCCCACGCGAGCTTCGCGTCGATGTCCGCTCCCGCAGTTCCGCCGTCCTGTCCAAAGTTGTTGAGCCACCACTGTGTGCCGTCAGCAAGCCGCGGATCGTTCGGAAAGGTGCCTGCGGCCGACACGACGTAATCAGGCTCGGCAAAATGCACGAGGCCGCTGGATTGATATCGAGCCACGGCTTCTTCGACAGAGTCGCCTTGTGCAAGCGTGACCAGTTGGACAGTGCTCGAACACTGCGAAGCCCGGCAGCCATGCTCGGCGTGCAGTCTTTGCAATTCCCTGTCTGCAGCAGCGCGCGGCAGGATGAGGATGCGTTCGGGATGAAAGGAGAGGGGGGCAGCGGGAACCTGTTCCATCCGCGCCAGCATGAGCAGGACAACGAACGATCGAAGGAGTGAACGCAAATGGATTCCCTTTTGAAATGAGGAGCTGAATGCCGTCAAACCCCGGCCGCCGCAGCCTGACCCAGACTATTTTGAGTTTGATGAAACCCGCTTGAGGAACTGAAGCTCCTGCAGCACGCGTCCCGTGCCTTCTGCAACCGCGCTCAACGGGTCATCTGCAATGTGAACCGGCAGGCCTGTCTCTTCTGCCACCAGGCGATCGATGCCTCGCAGCAGTGCGCCGCCGCCTGCCATCACGATGCCGCGATCCACAAGATCAGCAGAAAGTTCCGGCGGACACCGTTCGAGCGTGATGCGGACCGATTCAAGAATCTGGGAAAGCGGTTCCTGGAGAGCTTCGCGAATTTCCTCGGATCGGATCGTCAGCGTTTTCGGCAGGCCGGCGCTGAGGTCGCGCCCCTTGACCTCCATCGTCAA
This window of the Verrucomicrobiia bacterium genome carries:
- a CDS encoding MarR family transcriptional regulator, with the protein product MTSPNTSPRYQALLQVLRTADTLWNASRVFFARWDISPSQFNVLNLLSGRPEGLSQTELGRFLLTHRSNVTGLVDRLEKRGLLGRHENSGDRRAYRVVLTAAGKKLLEAIVPEFHSLAEGVWKGTSARRLRELQADLAGLARSAERLTEEDA
- a CDS encoding S8 family serine peptidase, translated to MRSLLRSFVVLLMLARMEQVPAAPLSFHPERILILPRAAADRELQRLHAEHGCRASQCSSTVQLVTLAQGDSVEEAVARYQSSGLVHFAEPDYVVSAAGTFPNDPRLADGTQWWLNNFGQDGGTAGADIDAKLAWDVVRTASNVVIAIVDSRVRHTHADLLENIWRNPADGTPGFNALTGGHDPWDNYGHGTHLAGIIGGVADNAEGISGVAWRTSIMACKFLNAFGNGFNSHAVACIEFARTNGARVINLSWGGSTFSAAVSNAIWLARLDGIVVAAAAGNNATNVDNAPFYPACIRLDNIVSVAASTRFDTPWNFSNHGPTNVHLFAPGSEMFSTGINSDTDYSTREGTSAASAVVVGALALMSPSASGLNPQQLINRLLSATDTINTFTNLCVSGGRLNLRRALDHPALSIVSHSLPLTLHVAGPPGHVYCMATSSNLLDWLPLQTNTVGSDGAWTFADPASSPAPARYYRVEPGR